One Peromyscus leucopus breed LL Stock chromosome 2, UCI_PerLeu_2.1, whole genome shotgun sequence DNA window includes the following coding sequences:
- the Glipr2 gene encoding Golgi-associated plant pathogenesis-related protein 1: MGKSASKQFNNEVLKAHNEYRAQHGVPPLKLCKKLNQEAQQYSEALASTRILKHSPESSRGQCGENLAWASYDQTGKEVADRWYSEIKNYNFQQPGFTSGTGHFTAMVWKNTKKIGIGKASASDGSSFVVARYFPAGNVVNQGFFEENVPPPKK; the protein is encoded by the exons CTTCCAAACAGTTTAATAACGAGGTCCTGAAGGCCCACAACGAGTACCGGGCTCAGCACGGTGTCCCCCCACTGAAGCTTTGCAAGAAGCTCAACCAGGAAGCTCAGCA GTATTCAGAGGCCCTGGCCAGCACAAGAATCCTCAAGCACAGCCCAGAGTCCAGTCGTGGCCAGTGTGGAGAGAACCTGGCGTGGGCATCCTACGACCAGACAG GAAAGGAAGTGGCTGATCGGTGGTACAGTGAAATCAAGAACTACAACTTCCAGCAGCCTGGCTTCACCTCGGGCACGG GACACTTCACAGCCATGGTATGGAAGAATACAAAGAAGATAGGCATAGGCAAGGCGTCTGCAAGTGATGGGTCCTCCTTTGTGGTGGCCAGGTACTTCCCAGCAGGGAATGTCGTCAACCAGGGCTTCTTCGAAGAAAATGTGCCACCTCCAAAGAAGTAA
- the Ccin gene encoding calicin has protein sequence MKLEFTEKNYNSFVLQNLNKQRKRKEYWDMALTVDHHVFFAHRNVLAAVSPLVKSLISSNDMKTTDELFITIDPNYLSACTVDQLLDYFYSGKVVISEQNVEELLRGAQYFNTPRLRIHCNDFLIKSIRRANCLRYLFLAELFELKEVSDLAYSGIRDNFHFWASPEGSMHFMRCPPVIFGRLLRDENLHVLNEDQALSALINWVYFRQEEREKYFKKFFNYINLNAVSNKTLMFASNKLTSLENNSAHVTLIESVLMDRKQERPCSLLSYQRKGALLDSVVILGGQKAHGKFNDGVFAYIIQENLWLKLSEMPYRAAALSATAAGRYIYISGGTTEQISGLKTAWRYDMDDNSWTKLPDLPIGLVFHTMVTCGGTVYSVGGSIAPRRYVSNIYRYDERKEAWCLAGKMSIPMDGTAVITKGDRNLYIVTGRCLVKGYISRVGVVDCFDTTTGEVVQCITFPIEFNHRPLLSFHQDNILRVHSHRQSVEINLQKIKANKSTSSVPLLPNSCPLDVSHAICSIGDNKVFVCGGVTTASDVQTKDYTINPNAYLLDQKIGEWKILASPPEALDCPACCLAKLPCKILQRI, from the coding sequence ATGAAACTGGAATTCACAGAGAAGAACTACAACAGCTTTGTGCTGCAAAACTTGAACAAACAGAGGAAACGCAAAGAGTACTGGGACATGGCCCTGACTGTGGACCACCACGTCTTCTTCGCACATCGCAACGTGCTGGCTGCTGTCTCTCCACTGGTCAAAAGTCTCATCTCCAGCAACGACATGAAGACCACCGACGAGCTCTTCATCACCATTGACCCCAACTACCTGAGCGCCTGCACGGTGGACCAGCTCCTGGACTACTTCTACAGCGGCAAAGTGGTGATCTCAGAGCAGAACGTGGAGGAGCTGCTGCGGGGCGCTCAGTATTTCAACACCCCACGCCTCCGGATTCACTGCAATGACTTCCTTATTAAGTCCATTCGACGTGCCAACTGCTTGCGCTACCTCTTCTTGGCTGAGCTGTTCGAGCTCAAAGAAGTATCAGACTTGGCCTACTCCGGCATTCGTGACAACTTCCACTTCTGGGCCAGTCCCGAGGGCTCCATGCACTTCATGCGCTGCCCCCCTGTCATCTTCGGCCGCCTGCTCCGGGATGAAAACCTTCATGTGCTCAACGAGGACCAGGCTCTCAGCGCCCTCATCAATTGGGTGTACTTCCGGCAGGAGGAACGGGAAAAATACTTCAAGAAGTTCTTCAATTACATCAATCTCAATGCTGTCTCCAACAAGACGCTGATGTTTGCCAGCAACAAGCTGACGAGCTTGGAGAACAACTCCGCCCACGTGACCTTGATCGAGAGTGTCCTAATGGACCGCAAGCAGGAGCGCCCCTGCAGCCTGCTGAGCTACCAGCGGAAGGGGGCCCTGCTCGATTCAGTGGTCATCCTTGGTGGCCAGAAGGCCCATGGCAAGTTCAACGATGGAGTGTTTGCTTATATCATCCAGGAGAACCTGTGGCTGAAGCTCTCAGAGATGCCCTACCGCGCAGCCGCCCTGAGTGCCACAGCCGCCGGCCGTTACATCTATATCTCCGGTGGCACCACTGAACAGATCTCAGGCCTCAAGACGGCATGGCGGTATGACATGGATGACAACTCCTGGACCAAGCTACCCGACCTACCCATTGGGCTTGTCTTCCACACCATGGTGACCTGCGGGGGAACGGTGTACTCAGTGGGTGGGAGTATTGCCCCACGCCGGTACGTCTCCAACATCTATCGCTATGATGAACGCAAGGAGGCCTGGTGCCTGGCAGGGAAGATGAGCATCCCTATGGATGGCACAGCAGTGATCACCAAGGGTGACCGGAACCTGTACATCGTCACTGGGCGATGCCTGGTGAAGGGCTACATCTCCCGGGTCGGTGTAGTCGACTGCTTTGACACCACCACAGGGGAAGTGGTCCAGTGTATCACTTTCCCCATTGAGTTCAACCACCGGCCCCTGCTCTCCTTCCATCAGGACAACATCCTCCGTGTGCACAGCCACCGGCAGAGCGTGGAAATCAACTTACAGAAGATAAAGGCCAACAAGTCAACATCCTCAGTGCCTCTGCTGCCTAACAGTTGTCCCTTGGATGTGTCCCACGCTATCTGCTCCATTGGGGACAACAAGGTATTTGTATGTGGGGGTGTCACCACAGCCAGCGATGTCCAGACAAAGGACTACACCATCAATCCTAATGCTTACTTGCTGGACCAAAAGATAGGTGAATGGAAGATCCTCGCCTCCCCACCTGAGGCCCTGGACTGTCCTGCTTGCTGTTTAGCCAAGCTACCTTGCAAGATTCTTCAAAGAATTTAA